GGGTCCACGCACTATCCTATGGGGAGGTCAAGGCAGCTTTTCCCCTTTTAAAAAGGATAAAGGAGCAATGGAAGGAAAGTGTCTTAATAGGCTCTTCTTCCACACCCACTGGAATGCTTGAACTATGTAAGATGGGGGATTCAATTTTGGACCTAACTATCCCCATGCCCTTTGATTTTACGCCTTGTTTTCTAAGACATATTTCATGGCTCAAACCTGATTGTTTTTTATTGGTTGAAACAGATGTATGGCCAAATTTCCTCTGGCAACTAAAAAGACGCGGGACTCAATTAGTCCTTGTAAACGGAAGTATTTCTGAAAGGGCCAGCTCTAGACTAAGCATGATGCCATGGGTCTCAAGATTCATTTATGGGCCTTTTGCCAAAATTGGTATGCAATCTGAGAAAGATAGAGACCGTCTTATATCTACAGGGATTGATGCCTCTGATGTCGTGGCAGTGGGAAACATGAAATTTGATATAGACATTCCAGATATGGATAACGTTTCAAAAAGTATGGTTAAGGAACTTGGCCTAAGGGATGACGGGCTTGTGGTTGTCCTTGGAAGTAGTCATCCAGGGGAAGAAGAGGCCGTATTGCCATCAATCATGGCCCTAAGACAATTGAGTGACCAGAGACCCATTGAAGTGTTTGTGGTGCCAAGAGATCCGGGCCGTGCAGCTGAAATAAAGGCCCTCTTTGAGAGCCAAGGGGTTAGATGTAGTCTTAGAACCCAGCTAGCCGCTTCCAATCAGGCCTCAGTCGCCAGTCCTAACCACTCCTTCCGGTGTATTATTGTAGATACCCTAGGAGAACTTTTGAAAATTTATTCAATTTCACATGTTGCAATAATGGGGGGGACATTTGTACCTGTAGGGGGACACAACATCCTTGAACCTGCATCATTCGGTCTTCCTGTCATTGTTGGGCCTTATGTGGAGAGTATTGAGGAGATATGTGAGGGGCTTGAGAGAGCTGGCGGGCTATTCAGGATTAGTGGTAAGGAAGGGCTAAAGCCCATCCTGTTATCATTGTTACAAGATCCATCAAAGAGGAATTCTGTTGGTAAGGCTGCCAAACGCTTTGTAGAAAGGAATAAAGGGGTCATCGACAGATATATCTACATGATCGAAGAGATTTTGAGAAATGGCGTCCAATAATGAGGACGACACTTACACCTAAATTTGCGATTCGCAA
This is a stretch of genomic DNA from Dissulfuribacter thermophilus. It encodes these proteins:
- a CDS encoding 3-deoxy-D-manno-octulosonic acid transferase, encoding MSPNPSGKCRLESPSIPYFAYRTLEWLLAPIALSGLMALRISSNKYRDITLKRLGILKKDELKIKKKGRPIFWVHALSYGEVKAAFPLLKRIKEQWKESVLIGSSSTPTGMLELCKMGDSILDLTIPMPFDFTPCFLRHISWLKPDCFLLVETDVWPNFLWQLKRRGTQLVLVNGSISERASSRLSMMPWVSRFIYGPFAKIGMQSEKDRDRLISTGIDASDVVAVGNMKFDIDIPDMDNVSKSMVKELGLRDDGLVVVLGSSHPGEEEAVLPSIMALRQLSDQRPIEVFVVPRDPGRAAEIKALFESQGVRCSLRTQLAASNQASVASPNHSFRCIIVDTLGELLKIYSISHVAIMGGTFVPVGGHNILEPASFGLPVIVGPYVESIEEICEGLERAGGLFRISGKEGLKPILLSLLQDPSKRNSVGKAAKRFVERNKGVIDRYIYMIEEILRNGVQ